In one window of Pseudorasbora parva isolate DD20220531a chromosome 7, ASM2467924v1, whole genome shotgun sequence DNA:
- the tbrg4 gene encoding FAST kinase domain-containing protein 4, giving the protein MTTRLLCRWARWFPRCSQAAVASARLQTSTVHHTEPLFPMSVSWFLPSARHLCQGNELARMEDTPFPYECTELVKLVEKASTPQEVLQLWAEQGGSASDAARCLVQLNLQIMGKGGEGILQDPRFENMLETVNHQVSSVWNGSLVALLRTLTMLGLPPDAPVLHSIQNEVLWRIRRLTYRQLAYLVDWVAFQRKRRYENETLTTTLLKHLELRWTELSDSRTITILMGRALLFSPSLMDKLEDKALELAESFSADDIRKVALALASQNRRAVSLLRALSYHLNQKSSFELKTQLLLDIAYTYGKLNFHQPQVLNRIAAELLPRLSELSSIDVTRCAKSLAFLKWLHLPLFEGFAQHYVSYSVNYSTLQVCNLLMSFAKLNFQLGRGEEFYQKVHKALEGSFQNLEPFLKTDVVWSLCVLNQANPDYISSVTTHDFQKKLSGGIVDRTENYRLKLLQITAFAQLEPLGITIKTPPVLLPAPQRKVETKTPQQSSLHAALQSLTNSRTQALRTAVKTVYGWTIDGELVVDSENKPIDLENLKAPHLPGGGGPGDLPAGARRIAFLSWDFSNFCLRSKDLLGRFAMQKRHLQLAGFIVVEVPYFEWLELKSDWQKVAYLKDKLGKAVAEDMAK; this is encoded by the exons ATGACCACCAGGCTGCTGTGCAGATGGGCCCGATGGTTTCCTCGCTGCTCTCAGGCTGCCGTGGCCTCAGCCCGACTACAGACTTCCACAGTCCACCATACAGAGCCGTTGTTCCCGATGTCTGTGTCTTGGTTCCTACCTTCTGCTAGGCACCTCTGTCAGGGCAATGAACTGGCCAGGATGGAAGACACGCCATTTCCATATGAATGTACAGAACTAGTCAAACTTGTTGAAAAGGCATCCACTCCACAGGAAGTGCTTCAGTTATGGGCAGAGCAAGGTGGATCTGCCAGCGATGCTGCCAGGTGTCTGGTCCAGCTGAACCTGCAGATCATGGGGAAGGGCGGCGAAGGAATTCTGCAGGATCCACGCTTTGAGAACATGCTGGAGACTGTAAACCATCAG GTGTCCTCAGTGTGGAATGGATCTCTGGTGGCTCTTCTGCGTACACTCACTATGCTGGGTCTCCCTCCTGATGCCCCTGTACTCCACTCCATCCAGAATGAAGTGCTTTGGAGGATCCGGCGCCTCACCTACCGTCAACTTGCCTACCTGGTGGACTGGGTTGCCTTTCAGCGCAAAAGACG GTATGAAAATGAAACGCTCACCACAACCTTGCTGAAACATCTTGAGCTGCGCTGGACAGAACTGAGTGACAGTCGTACCATCACCATTCTCATGGGCCGTGCTTTGCTTTTCTCCCCCTCTCTTATGGACAAACTGGAGGACAAA GCTCTGGAGTTAGCAGAGAGCTTCAGTGCAGACGATATCCGGAAGGTGGCATTAGCACTGGCCTCTCAAAACAGGAGGGCCGTTTCTTTGTTACGAGCTCTCTCATACCACCTGAACCAAAAATCCTCCTTTGAACTGAAAACACAATTACTGCTTGACATCGCGTACACTTACG GTAAGCTGAATTTTCACCAGCCACAGGTACTGAATAGAATAGCGGCAGAGCTATTGCCTAGGTTATCAGAACTGAGTTCCATCGATGTCACCCGCTGTGCCAAGTCTCTAGCCTTCCTCAAGTGGCTCCACTTGCCTCTGTTTGAAGGCTTTGCTCAG CACTATGTGAGTTACAGTGTAAACTACAGCACTCTGCAGGTCTGTAATCTCCTCATGTCTTTCGCCAAACTCAACTTCCAGCTTGGCAGAGGAGAGGAGTTTTACCAAAAG GTACACAAAGCTCTGGAAGGTTCCTTTCAGAATTTAGAGCCCTTCCTGAAAACAGATGTGGTTTGGTCGCTGTGTGTGCTAAACCAGGCCAATCCTGATTACATCTCCTCTGTTACGACGCATGACTTTCAGAAGAAGCTTTCAG GCGGCATTGTGGATCGGACTGAGAACTATCGGCTGAAATTGCTGCAGATAACAGCCTTTGCTCAGCTGGAGCCTTTAGGAATCACTATTAAAACCCCTCCTGTGCTGCTGCCAGCTCCCCAAAGGAAAGTGGAGACCAAAACCCCTCAGCAGAGTAGCCTACACGCAGCCCTCCAGAGCCTGACCAACAGCCGGACACAGGCCCTCCGCACTGCTGTCAAAACTGTATACGGCTGGACAATAG ATGGAGAGCTTGTGGTAGATTCAGAAAATAAGCCTATTGATTTGGAGAACTTGAAAGCCCCTCATTTACCAGGAGGCGGTGGACCAGGTGACTTACCTGCAGGGGCACGACG AATAGCATTTTTGTCTTGGGACTTTTCTAACTTTTGTCTGAGGAGCAAGGATCTTCTGGGCCGCTTTGCCATGCAGAAACGCCACCTACAGTTGGCTGGGTTTATAGTGGTGGAG GTGCCGTACTTTGAATGGCTGGAGCTGAAGTCTGATTGGCAGAAAGTGGCTTACTTGAAAGACAAATTAGGGAAGGCAGTGGCTGAGGACATGGCTAAGTGA